The Pyxidicoccus sp. MSG2 DNA segment CTCATGCATGCGAATCGCGGTATCCGGTACTCATCGCACGGGGAAGTCCACCCTCATTGGCGAGTTGTCCGACCTGCTCCCCACCTATGTGACGGTGGATGAGCCGTACCACCAGCTGGAAGAAGAGGGCTACGCGTTCGCGGAGACCCCATCGGTCGAGGACTTCGAAGAGCAGCTCGCACGCTCCATCGCCAACCTGGACGAGGGCTCTCGCGACGTGCTGTTCGACCGATGTCCGGTGGACTTCATCGGATACCTGTTGGCCCACGAGGACCGTGACGCGTTCGACCTTGACGCGTGGCTCCCGCGCGTACGCACAGCCCTCCGGAAGCTCGATCTGATCGTCCTGGTCGGGATTGAGCGGCCGGACCGGATTGCGCGCTCCGCCTCGGACGACGATGAGCTGCGCCTGGCTGTCGACGAGAAGCTGAAGGAGCTCCTCCTCGATGATTCCTACGCCTTCGAAGTGGAGGTGCTCGAGGTCGAAGGCGCGACGAGAGCGCGTGCGAAGCAGGTGCTCGAGCACCTTTCTGACGCATCGCGATAACGCAAAGCTCACGTTTCGAGTGAGCGTCGTCAGTGCGGGGAAGACACGTCCGGCTGCGAGTCGGAGGCGGGCAGGGCGGGAAGTGGCCGCGTCGATTCGCGCTGCCCTTGGGTGAGGAGGTGCAGCTTCAACTGGCGCCGGACCCGGCGCTCCCGCTTGAGGAAGAGCTTGTAGAGGTACTCGGAGCCCACGGCGAGCCGCTCCGTCAGGGGAAGTTCCCGCACTTCGTGCAGCAGGTTCGCGGACAGCTCGGCACGCCGCCGGAGGATGGCGTTGCCACAGGCGGCGGCCGCCGCACGCCAGGGGCCCTCCGGCCGGTCCACCAGGGCGCGCACGTGCGCCATCAGCGGGCCCGCGGCGGCTTCGTCTCCGGCGCGCAACACCATCACCGGCGTGCGGTGGGGCTCTGTCGTCTGGGCACAGAGCTGGACCAGCGCAGTGTCGAGCGAGTCATCGACGAGCAGCATGGCGCCTCCGGTGGCCGGACGCGCTTCGGGTGTGTCCACCACCCAGCCGCCGGTGTTGTACACGCGCACGAGTGAACCGAGGTCTGGCACCGCCACCTCCTGCGCCAGCGGGTGGTGGGTGTGTCCGTAGATGAAGATCTGCTCGGTGGGAAAGGGATGATTGCGGGCGCTCAGCTCCCGAGCCACGTCCGTCGCGAGCGGCCCTTTCAGGTAGTTGATGACGCCCTCGTCCACCTGTTCCCGGGAATCGAGCGACTGGCGCACGTCGTTCTCCTCGATGAGGTCCAGGGCCCGCAGGAGAAAGGGCAACAGCAGGCGCTGGCGCAGGCGGCGGCCAAACTTCCGGCCCTTCAGCGAGACCAGCGCTCCGGCCAGGCGACTGGCGAGCAGGACCTTTCCCGGGTCCGTCTTGAGCATGTCGTAGCTACGTCGCACCCCCGCGCCAATCTGGCCCTCGCGGCCGAGGCTGGACCAGAGGAAGTCGATCCACGCGGCGTTGTCCGTCTCCAGTTGGGCAATCGTCGGCGCCTCCCCCGTCTCGCCGTAGATGGCCCGGGCCAGGGGCGTCATCAGCAGATAGACGTCATCGGCGAAGTGGCCGTGGTGGGCGAGCAGCATCCGTTGTTGCCGGATGAGCCCCAGGTTCGGGTAGCCCAATACCACCCGCAAGTCGGGGTGGGAGGAATGGCGGTGGCGCAGCATGCGCGTGAGCAGCGCGTTCTCGGTGGGCTGCTGCTCGGGGCGTGTGCCGGGAGCGGGGTGGAGCTCCGCGAAGATGAGGGTCGTCGGGGCAGAGGCTTCGAGCGGGTCATCCGGCGAGATGCTCACCATCCGCTCGGCGACGAGCTCGTCACGCGTCGCCGTCCATAGCTCGTGGTCGTGGTTGCCGGGGATGAAGACGATGGTGGGGGAGAAGAGCGCCTCACCGCCGGTTGGAAAGAGCCGGTCGATGAACTGGTCGAACCCGTCGAGCGCGACGTGGGTGGGCGCGAGTGCGAGCTCGAAGATGTCGCCGACCAGGACGAGTTGGGGCTTGATGCCAGGAGGGTTGGCCCGCGCGACATCCCGCAAGCACGCCACCAGGCCGTCCAGCGCGTCGTTGGCCATGAGCGGCCGCGTCGCGCCATTGTGGGTCGGGTCGCTCAGCAGACTGTTGCGCTCCCCGAAGTGCAGGTCCGACAGGAAGACGTAGTGGATGGCGGCCATGTGTTCCCCCGAGGGGGACGAAATAGCCATCCGCTCGTGCTCCGAACAACCCGACCGGACGGGCGATGGCGCATCCGCCCCGCTCCGACGCCAGCCTCGGGAGTGTCCTCCCGTGGAACCTGGAGGCGCCCGCCGATGGCCCGGTTGCTCATCGGGAAACGTCGGGCGTGTGGCCCAGGAGGCGCCTTTGGAAGAACGCCAGGACCTCGTCTCTCGCGGTGGCGGTGGGCTCGCCCTCCCGGTCGACGAGGTGGACGGTCAGGACGCTGTGAGGCGTTGGGATGAATCGGAAGAAGTCGTCGGGGCGCTGGGACTTCGGCCCCGCGGCGCTGTCAGGTAGCACGCGCGCATGGAAGCGCTCGCCGAGCGCTCGCTGGTAGGCGGCGAAGCGTTCCGCCCGGCAGAAGGCATCACCTTCGAAGCGATAGGCGAGGACGGTCAGGTCTTCGTCGACCAGTCGCTGCCGCACGCGCTCGAGCTCCTCGGCGGTGATGTCCACCCCCGAGGGCTCGTCCAGCGGCAGCGACGGCTGCGACAGCACCGGAGCCAGCACCGCCTTCTCCAGCATCATCGACAGCGCGAAGTTGCCGGTGAAGCACATGCCAATCGCCCCCACGCCCGGGCCGCCGCATTCCGTGTGCGCGTGCGCGGCGAGCGCCCGCAGCCACGTCGCGATGGGACTCGACCCGTTCGCGGCGAACGCCCGGAACTCCCTGCTGATGCACGCGCGCTCGAAGATGGCCTTCCCCTCCTTCGCGGTGGGCACGGCGCCGTCGCGGCCGAAGAGGCTCGGCATCCATGCGGTGAAACCGGCGGCCCGCACCTGGCGGGCGAAGCGCGCAACGCGCGGGCTGATGCCCGGCATCTCCGCCATCACGATGACCGCGGGACCGGTTCCGGCCGTGTAGACCTTCCGTGTCTCGCCCAGCAGCGTGACGTCGCGGTGCTGAAAATCCTCGAGTGGGTCGTCTTCTTCGAGATTGCGCATGCTCGTGTCTGCTCGGGCCGTCGGGTCCGCCCGGCTTCCTCCTGTCCACACGAGACCATCGGCCCGCCAGCGGTCGCCAGTGTCGGAAAAGACATTTTTCGGGCAGATTCGGACACCGTGTCCTTTACCCTCATCGTCCTGGAAGACGCCTTCGCGACGGGCGTCACCGCGACGCTCGACATGCTCCGGGCAGCGCGCGCGCTGGGGGCGGAGTCGCTGCGTTTCGAGGTCTGTTCGGTCGACGGCGGCCAGGTCCGGCTCTCCGGCGGACTGGGCCTCGAGACGTCGCGCCTGCGCGTGCTGGCCCGCGAGGACCGGACGACCTGGGTCATCCCGGGCCTCGGTACGACGCACGCCGCCGCCGTGCGCGCGCGTCTCGCGCGACCGGATGCCCTGAAGCTCTCGAAGGCGATTGCCCGTCATGTCTCGCGCGGAGGGCGCGTCGCCGCCTCGTGCACGGCCGTCTTCCTGCTGCAGCAGGCGGGCGTCCTGGCCCGCCGCCGGGCCACCACCACCTGGTGGCTCGCGGGCCTGCTCGCGGAGATGGAGCGGGGATGCGTCGTCGACGCGGATGCGATGGTCTGCGCGGACGGGCCCGTCGTCACGGCCGGGGCGGCCTTCGCGCAGACCGACCTCATGCTGCACCTCCTCCGGGAGCGTTGCGGCGCGCGGCTGGTGGACCTCCTCGCGCGCACTTTGTTGCTCGATGGCAGGCAGGCGCAGGCGAAGTTCGTCGCGCCGGAGTTGCTCGCGAACGGAGACGCGTTGATTGCGCGCATCACG contains these protein-coding regions:
- a CDS encoding AAA family ATPase; amino-acid sequence: MRIAVSGTHRTGKSTLIGELSDLLPTYVTVDEPYHQLEEEGYAFAETPSVEDFEEQLARSIANLDEGSRDVLFDRCPVDFIGYLLAHEDRDAFDLDAWLPRVRTALRKLDLIVLVGIERPDRIARSASDDDELRLAVDEKLKELLLDDSYAFEVEVLEVEGATRARAKQVLEHLSDASR
- a CDS encoding metallophosphoesterase produces the protein MAAIHYVFLSDLHFGERNSLLSDPTHNGATRPLMANDALDGLVACLRDVARANPPGIKPQLVLVGDIFELALAPTHVALDGFDQFIDRLFPTGGEALFSPTIVFIPGNHDHELWTATRDELVAERMVSISPDDPLEASAPTTLIFAELHPAPGTRPEQQPTENALLTRMLRHRHSSHPDLRVVLGYPNLGLIRQQRMLLAHHGHFADDVYLLMTPLARAIYGETGEAPTIAQLETDNAAWIDFLWSSLGREGQIGAGVRRSYDMLKTDPGKVLLASRLAGALVSLKGRKFGRRLRQRLLLPFLLRALDLIEENDVRQSLDSREQVDEGVINYLKGPLATDVARELSARNHPFPTEQIFIYGHTHHPLAQEVAVPDLGSLVRVYNTGGWVVDTPEARPATGGAMLLVDDSLDTALVQLCAQTTEPHRTPVMVLRAGDEAAAGPLMAHVRALVDRPEGPWRAAAAACGNAILRRRAELSANLLHEVRELPLTERLAVGSEYLYKLFLKRERRVRRQLKLHLLTQGQRESTRPLPALPASDSQPDVSSPH
- a CDS encoding dienelactone hydrolase family protein; translated protein: MRNLEEDDPLEDFQHRDVTLLGETRKVYTAGTGPAVIVMAEMPGISPRVARFARQVRAAGFTAWMPSLFGRDGAVPTAKEGKAIFERACISREFRAFAANGSSPIATWLRALAAHAHTECGGPGVGAIGMCFTGNFALSMMLEKAVLAPVLSQPSLPLDEPSGVDITAEELERVRQRLVDEDLTVLAYRFEGDAFCRAERFAAYQRALGERFHARVLPDSAAGPKSQRPDDFFRFIPTPHSVLTVHLVDREGEPTATARDEVLAFFQRRLLGHTPDVSR
- a CDS encoding GlxA family transcriptional regulator; the protein is MSFTLIVLEDAFATGVTATLDMLRAARALGAESLRFEVCSVDGGQVRLSGGLGLETSRLRVLAREDRTTWVIPGLGTTHAAAVRARLARPDALKLSKAIARHVSRGGRVAASCTAVFLLQQAGVLARRRATTTWWLAGLLAEMERGCVVDADAMVCADGPVVTAGAAFAQTDLMLHLLRERCGARLVDLLARTLLLDGRQAQAKFVAPELLANGDALIARITSELEARFPNPPSVSELASKLGMTERTLSRHVQRVTGRSTLALVHSVKVRRAQALLQSTHLSVDDVAAEVGYQDSGTLRRLLKKLGGGSPRMLRSAR